The sequence below is a genomic window from SAR324 cluster bacterium.
TCCGATTAAGAAAAGCGACCGTGTTTATTTTTTTGGTGCTGACAGGTTGGGGCGAGATGTTCTCAGTAGGACGATCCATGCGACCCGCGTGTCCATGACCATTGGTTTGGTGGGTGTCGCGCTGAGTTTGATTTTGGGAATCATGATTGGAGGAATTTCAGGGTTTTTTGGTGGTTTCATCGACCTTGGTATTCAGCGAATGATTGAAATTTTGCAGTCCATTCCTTCGATCCCATTATGGATTGGTTTAGCCGCTGCGATCCCACCGACAGCTCCACCTATTCAGACTTATTTCTTGATCACAATCATTCTTTCGATCATTGGATGGACCGGACTCGCCCGCGTTGTGCGAGGACGTTTTATGGCTCTCAAAGATGAAGATTTTATCAAGGCAGCAAGGCTGGATGGAAATCGGCCGATGCGCATTATTTTCAAATACATGCTTCCTAATTTTCTCTCTCACATTATTGCAGTGGTAACCCTGGCGATTCCGGGGATGATCATCGCTGAAACGTCTTTAAGCTTTCTGGGGATCGGCCTTCGGCAACCAGTTGTCAGTTGGGGGGTGCTGTTGCAGGAAGCGCAGAATCTTAAATCGATTTCGACGGCTCCCTGGCTGTTTCTTCCTGGCTTTGCTGTCGTACTAGCAGTCCTGTCTTTGAACTTTCTTGGTGATGGCCTGCGAGATGCGGGGGATCCTTATGAGACCTGATCTCTTGATGTCTGTCCAAGGGCTTTCTGTTTCTTTCTGGGAAGAGAAGCGTCGCCTCCAGGCGCTTAAAGATGTTTCCTTTGACATTCCAAAAAGCAAAACGATTTGTCTTGTAGGGGAATC
It includes:
- a CDS encoding ABC transporter permease, with product MSFAADNASYGTLIWRRFRRHRLGFLGFLFTIFIYLVAAFTEFLAPHSQSTYKARDVYAPPQSIRFFVQDRSGQETFQLHVLGYRSKVDYDSGKRTFIEDSRKIIPLGFWVRGDKYELWGLFDYDRHLFGPIKKSDRVYFFGADRLGRDVLSRTIHATRVSMTIGLVGVALSLILGIMIGGISGFFGGFIDLGIQRMIEILQSIPSIPLWIGLAAAIPPTAPPIQTYFLITIILSIIGWTGLARVVRGRFMALKDEDFIKAARLDGNRPMRIIFKYMLPNFLSHIIAVVTLAIPGMIIAETSLSFLGIGLRQPVVSWGVLLQEAQNLKSISTAPWLFLPGFAVVLAVLSLNFLGDGLRDAGDPYET